A single Oryzias melastigma strain HK-1 linkage group LG24, ASM292280v2, whole genome shotgun sequence DNA region contains:
- the LOC112157656 gene encoding homeobox protein Meis1, with the protein MSQNLPLLDRTVETHQYLWMKMAQRYEELAPYGPMDAAGPPSSMYGEPHAPRPLAPLHHLTHAPPHHYGAHAHSLVPDGLKRDKDQIYGHPLFPLLALVFEKCELATCTPREPGAAGGDVCSSDSFSEDICVFSKQIRVEKPIFSSNPELDNLMIQAIQVLRFHLLELEKVHELCDNFCHRYISCLKGKMPIDLVIEERDICKQDFDDLTGSSTNLADLNPASWRDMDDVHSAPSVGTPGPSSGGHISQGDSTSDLGDGLDNSLASPGTGDEDEHDKKRQKKRGIFPKVATNIMRAWLFQHLTHPYPSEEQKKQLAQDTGLTILQVNNWFINARRRIVQPMIDQSNRAVSQGAAYSPDGQPMGGFVLDGQQHMGLRPGGPLGGMGMNMGMDGQWHYM; encoded by the exons ATGTCCCAGAATCTTCCTCTTCTGGACCGGACAGTAGAAACTCACCAGTACTTGTGGATGAAGATGGCTCAAAGG TATGAAGAGCTGGCTCCGTATGGACCCATGGATGCTGCAGGACCCCCCTCCTCCATGTACGGAGAGCCGCACGCGCCGCGGCCCCTGGCCCCCCTGCATCACTTGACCCACGCGCCCCCTCACCACTACGGGGCCCACGCGCACAGCCTCGTGCCCGACGGGCTGAAGAGAGACAAGGACCAGATTTACGG GCACCCGTTATTCCCGCTCCTCGCGCTCGTCTTCGAGAAGTGCGAGCTCGCGACCTGCACGCCCCGCGAGCCCGGCGCGGCGGGCGGAGACGTCTGCTCCTCCGACTCCTTCAGTGAGGACATCTGCGTCTTCTCCAAGCAG ATTCGCGTGGAAAAACCCATATTTTCATCCAATCCGGAGCTCGACAACCTG atGATTCAGGCCATTCAGGTTCTGCGGTTTCATCTCCTGGAGTTAgaaaag GTCCACGAGCTCTGTGATAACTTCTGCCACCGGTACATCAGCTGCCTGAAGGGGAAGATGCCCATCGACCTGGTCATCGAGGAGCGGGACATCTGCAAGCAGGACTTCGACGACCTGACCGGCTCCTCCACGAACCTCGCGGACCTC AACCCGGCGTCCTGGAGAGACATGGACGACGTCCACTCTGCGCCCTCTGTGGGGACTCCCGGGCCCTCCAGCGGGGGACACATCTCCCAGGGTGACAGCACCAGTGATCTTG GAGATGGCCTTGACAACAGCCTGGCGTCGCCGGGGACGGGGGACGAGGACGAGCACGACAAGAAGAGGCAGAAAAAACGAGGCATCTTTCCCAAAGTGGCCACGAACATCATGAGAGCATGGCTGTTCCAGCACCTCACA CACCCGTACCCCTCAGAAGAACAGAAAAAGCAGCTCGCACAGGATACAGGTCTCACCATTCTTCAGGTGAACAACTG GTTCATTAATGCACGGAGGAGAATAGTCCAGCCCATGATCGACCAGTCCAATCGAGCAG TGAGTCAGGGAGCAGCTTACAGCCCGGACGGTCAGCCAATGGGAGGCTTTGTTCTGGACGGGCAGCAGCACATGGGTCTACGTCCTGGAG GCCCTTTGGGTGGGATGGGCATGAACATGGGGATGGACGGGCAGTGGCACTACATGTAA